Proteins encoded within one genomic window of Triticum aestivum cultivar Chinese Spring chromosome 2D, IWGSC CS RefSeq v2.1, whole genome shotgun sequence:
- the LOC123051028 gene encoding FBD-associated F-box protein At4g13985: MAGRPPFTNVDSATEADLRRRGLDPHEVDRSTEQRLTHICTDLVPALPASDPRRHTPLHKILSRLAVTDPARNPALPAPDGVDRLSLLRDALLREILCRLPVKDGACTSVLASRWRRVWLSTPQVLADAHLRPKGCGLPPTPADSPAIVAAFSSILEAHTGAIPTVHLTCTHTNAYQAQLARWLHLLATKGVQELVLVNRPWPLDVPLPPALFSITTLACLYIGLWKFPDVARLPPGTSFPHLRELGICSVVMEDGDIDFVVAKSPILETLNIHGCNKGLRLRLVSQSLRCVQICSSVLEDIAVVKAPRLERLILEGLRSNAGGLCTRVRIGDAPKLHALGILEPGNTMLEIRDTIVMAGMKASSSTMATSVKVLSLNVRFANHTDAKMVPSFLGCFPNLEALHIISEKCDHQAGSARMNLNFWKQAKPTESLKSCIKVFSYREFRGELGEVAFIKFFFRNARALRTASISMANPSFMTFSMDEATCKAKQASNNMASRSCEMVLLGSTGPEGGSPWSFKRGTDYSFEDPFSAALLNSSSDV; this comes from the exons ATGGCCGGCCGGCCGCCGTTCACCAACGTGGACTCCGCGACGGAGGCCGATCTGCGGCGCAGGGGCCTCGACCCGCACGAGGTGGACCGATCCACGGAGCAGCGGCTCACCCACATCTGCACCGATCTCGTCCCCGCCCTGCCGGCCTCCGACCCCCGGCGGCACACGCCCCTGCACAAGATTCTCTCCCGCCTCGCCGTCACGGACCCCGCGCGCAACCCCGCCCTCCCCGCGCCCGACGGCGTCGACCGCCTCAGCCTCCTCCGCGACGCGCTCCTGCGCGAAATCCTCTGCCGCCTCCCCGTCAAGGACGGCGCGTGCACCTCCGTCCTCGCCTCGCGCTGGCGCCGCGTCTGGCTCTCCACGCCCCAAGTCCTGGCCGacgcccacctccgccccaaaggCTGCGGCTTGCCCCCCACGCCCGCCGACTCGCCGGCCATCGTCGCCGCCTTCTCCAGCATCCTCGAAGCGCACACGGGCGCCATCCCCACCGTCCACCTCACCTGCACCCACACGAACGCGTACCAGGCCCAGCTCGCGCGCTGGCTCCACCTCCTCGCCACCAAGGGCGTCCAGGAGCTCGTCCTCGTCAACCGCCCGTGGCCGCTCGACGTGCCCCTCCCGCCCGCGCTCTTCAGCATCACCACCCTCGCTTGCCTCTACATCGGCCTCTGGAAGTTCCCGGACGTGGCCAGGTTACCGCCCGGCACCTCCTTCCCCCATCTCCGTGAGCTCGGCATCTGCAGCGTCGTCATGGAGGACGGGGACATCGACTTTGTCGTCGCCAAGAGCCCCATCCTGGAGACCCTCAAcatccatggatgcaacaagggGCTGCGCCTTCGCCTCGTCAGCCAGAGCCTCCGGTGCGTCCAAATTTGCAGCTCTGTTCTGGAGGACATTGCCGTGGTGAAGGCACCTCGCCTCGAGCGGCTCATCCTGGAGGGCCTTCGGAGCAACGCCGGTGGCTTGTGCACCAGAGTCAGGATTGGCGATGCTCCCAAGCTGCACGCATTAGGAATCTTGGAGCCAGGGAACACCATGCTAGAGATCCGAGACACCATCGTTATG GCCGGGATGAAGGCAAGCTCAAGCACCATGGCCACCAGCGTCAAGGTCCTGAGTCTGAATGTGCGTTTCGCAAACCACACGGATGCCAAGATGGTTCCCTCCTTCCTCGGCTGCTTTCCCAATTTGGAGGCACTGCACATTATT TCTGAAAAATGTGATCATCAAGCCGGCAGTGCCAGGATGAACCTCAACTTCTGGAAGCAGGCCAAGCCCACTGAAAGCCTCAAGTCGTGTATCAAGGTGTTCTCTTACAGAGAATTCCGAGGGGAGCTTGGGGAGGTTGCCTTCATCAAGTTCTTCTTCCGGAACGCGAGGGCGCTGAGGACTGCGTCCATCTCCATGGCTAACCCGAGCTTCATGACATTCTCGATGGATGAGGCGACTTGTAAAGCAAAGCAAGCTTCTAACAATATGGCCAGTAGGTCCTGCGAAATGGTGCTTCTCGGAAGCACAGGTCCTGAAGGAGGTAGCCCCTGGAGCTTCAAGAGAGGGACGGATTACTCCTTTGAGGACCCTTTCTCAGCG GCTCTGTTAAATTCGTCGTCCGATGTTTGA